One region of Candidatus Saccharibacteria bacterium genomic DNA includes:
- a CDS encoding NUDIX hydrolase, with protein sequence MSSSKFPHGVIDQHHLNRKNDYLFRISMKSLIKDESGKVLVVKESGRTWWDLPGGGMDHDESIKDAVARELHEEVGLTGDFTYKVIHVEEPSFLEHANVWQVCMIFQVKPENMIFVAGEDGDETLFIDPEDLKSSDSLVERKVYEYSPTSQIATVNRSFDFFNYRVPVKESVRETGFFTGCMR encoded by the coding sequence ATGAGTTCAAGTAAATTTCCTCATGGTGTAATAGACCAGCACCATCTCAACCGCAAAAACGACTACCTCTTTCGTATCTCCATGAAATCACTCATTAAAGATGAGAGCGGTAAAGTTTTGGTCGTGAAAGAATCCGGGCGCACTTGGTGGGACCTGCCTGGCGGCGGCATGGACCATGACGAAAGCATTAAAGATGCTGTTGCTAGAGAGTTGCATGAAGAAGTTGGCCTAACTGGCGATTTTACTTACAAAGTCATTCATGTCGAGGAGCCGTCGTTCTTAGAACATGCTAATGTATGGCAAGTTTGCATGATATTTCAAGTCAAACCAGAGAATATGATTTTTGTAGCTGGTGAAGATGGAGATGAAACACTTTTCATCGACCCAGAAGACCTAAAAAGTTCAGACAGCCTTGTCGAGCGAAAAGTTTACGAGTACTCCCCTACTAGCCAAATAGCCACAGTCAATCGAAGTTTTGACTTCTTCAATTACCGTGTACCAGTAAAAGAGTCAGTCCGTGAGACTGGCTTTTTTACTGGTTGCATGCGGTAG
- a CDS encoding heme-binding protein, with protein MKYINMATVSYETAAQIVDVAISEGKNLDVAVSVAVVDLGLNLVAFGKADGATTHSIETSRRKANTSASTKKETGWMSEDLEIKLPLGADNLLTNIPGGHPIVFDGKVVGGFGIAGGTVEQDAQVAEAVKTKIGSE; from the coding sequence ATGAAATATATTAATATGGCAACAGTATCCTATGAGACTGCAGCGCAAATCGTTGATGTAGCGATTTCAGAGGGTAAAAATCTTGACGTAGCTGTATCTGTCGCAGTCGTAGACCTTGGGCTTAATCTGGTAGCTTTTGGTAAGGCAGATGGCGCAACCACGCACAGTATTGAAACTAGCCGACGCAAAGCCAACACTTCGGCATCTACCAAGAAAGAAACTGGCTGGATGTCTGAGGATTTGGAGATTAAATTACCATTGGGCGCCGATAATCTCCTGACAAATATTCCTGGAGGACACCCTATAGTATTCGATGGCAAGGTTGTAGGTGGCTTTGGCATTGCTGGAGGCACTGTTGAGCAAGATGCGCAAGTTGCCGAGGCCGTGAAAACCAAGATTGGGAGTGAGTAA
- a CDS encoding YcaO-like family protein, whose amino-acid sequence MVKISSNLKNELLLTAANFRHGIVLKPQTAQTGLSDIPSIWHVGIPQNSSEPWKSAAGGVSRNLKDASIAAIGEGLERYSASAYELPVKLRSEIDTPELIGPEDFSLFSKEQVKQTDFPFANLYEDETGFTNVYSVYDNQEKWVPHGLVSLRDDFSTGLSTSSGLAAGYSKQFSLLRAIQELIERDALMTTWLHSVPGRKVETPKKYLDEIIHKGGNITCIDATPAYSPHPVAIVAGSLPIRGNQRYSLGSACRETWEEALEKAYLEWVQGVFFAGYYYSLNPDLQFNSYDEVNTFDSHAVYYTVNPSEWAKIPLLKGDNYKRQSQEVKSRNNTIALTKLIKALHKQNIRLFYRDLTTSDLLQLGVYTIRALSPDMLPIYCHQKYPFIGGTASDVLRRYPWAKKHNLEFPNSMPHPLG is encoded by the coding sequence ATGGTGAAAATAAGCAGTAACCTTAAAAATGAGTTGTTGCTTACTGCTGCAAACTTCAGACACGGTATAGTTCTTAAGCCTCAAACTGCACAAACCGGGCTTTCTGATATACCAAGCATTTGGCATGTCGGCATTCCACAGAACTCCAGCGAACCATGGAAAAGTGCAGCTGGTGGTGTTAGTAGAAATCTTAAAGACGCATCTATCGCAGCTATTGGTGAGGGGCTAGAGAGATATTCAGCCTCTGCTTATGAGTTACCTGTTAAATTACGCTCGGAAATAGATACACCGGAACTTATTGGTCCCGAGGATTTTTCATTATTTAGCAAGGAGCAAGTCAAACAAACTGATTTTCCTTTCGCCAATCTATATGAAGACGAAACAGGTTTTACAAATGTTTATTCAGTTTATGACAATCAGGAAAAGTGGGTTCCTCATGGTCTGGTTAGCCTAAGAGATGACTTTAGTACGGGGCTTTCTACATCTTCCGGGCTGGCTGCTGGCTACTCAAAGCAGTTCTCTCTACTCAGAGCCATTCAAGAGTTAATAGAACGTGATGCCTTAATGACAACTTGGCTACACAGTGTTCCAGGTAGAAAAGTTGAAACACCGAAGAAATATCTTGACGAGATAATACACAAAGGCGGAAATATAACGTGCATTGATGCTACACCCGCCTATAGTCCGCACCCTGTTGCTATTGTCGCTGGATCATTGCCAATTAGAGGTAATCAGCGATATTCGCTTGGTTCGGCATGTAGAGAAACGTGGGAAGAAGCCCTAGAAAAAGCATATTTGGAATGGGTACAAGGAGTATTTTTTGCTGGCTATTATTATTCACTCAATCCCGACCTGCAATTTAATTCATATGATGAGGTCAATACTTTTGATAGCCACGCTGTATATTACACAGTGAATCCCTCCGAGTGGGCAAAAATTCCACTCTTAAAAGGCGACAATTACAAAAGGCAGAGTCAAGAAGTTAAATCTCGCAATAATACGATTGCCCTAACCAAACTTATTAAAGCACTGCACAAACAGAATATTAGACTGTTTTATCGTGACCTTACCACTTCTGATTTATTGCAATTGGGTGTTTATACCATACGAGCATTATCACCCGATATGTTGCCAATATATTGCCATCAAAAGTATCCGTTCATTGGTGGAACGGCTAGTGATGTACTTAGAAGATACCCTTGGGCAAAAAAACATAATCTGGAGTTTCCTAATTCAATGCCTCACCCGTTAGGATAA
- a CDS encoding NUDIX domain-containing protein — protein MSLVLDIVNDNDEVIGQAERDRVHREGLVCRLIYVCFYTANREVILQKRSTTKKNDPGKLTTAVSGHISSGQDYLEAAVRETFEETGVEVKPKDLHSLGVVRADYIQGDYLSYAQRGLFAYPFKGSASDLKVEDGDGAGFETFDIDVLEAELETNPDKFAVVLTDKVGKSLVQNVKRLLDS, from the coding sequence ATGAGTTTAGTTTTAGACATAGTTAATGATAATGATGAGGTTATAGGACAAGCAGAACGTGACCGTGTGCACAGGGAAGGCTTGGTATGCCGACTCATTTATGTTTGCTTCTATACAGCCAATCGTGAAGTAATCTTACAAAAGCGTAGCACTACGAAAAAGAATGACCCAGGAAAATTGACTACAGCCGTGAGTGGTCATATATCGAGTGGTCAGGATTATTTAGAAGCGGCAGTTCGTGAAACATTCGAAGAAACAGGAGTTGAAGTAAAGCCAAAAGACCTACACAGCCTAGGTGTCGTGAGAGCCGACTATATTCAGGGCGATTATTTGAGCTACGCTCAGCGAGGACTCTTTGCATATCCGTTCAAAGGTAGTGCGTCAGATTTGAAAGTTGAAGACGGCGACGGTGCGGGGTTTGAAACTTTTGACATAGATGTACTAGAAGCAGAACTTGAGACTAATCCAGATAAGTTTGCTGTTGTTCTCACCGATAAGGTTGGCAAGAGTTTAGTCCAAAATGTTAAGAGATTACTCGATAGCTAA
- a CDS encoding SDR family oxidoreductase, whose product MIVITGASDGLGLELAKLYKEAGKVVVNISRRECEYAEYNIVLNLREGAEIQEAARRLLEIAEPIEALVNCIGTFSTEPFGDITEDEIKRLMSTNVKAPMLLTSELIERIKSDEADVLNVISTAGTKGNSEHPVYAASKWAERGYTKALQAELKGTKCRVVSFCPGGMQTGFFEKTGENPTDDSWMQPKDVAVLMKNILDLPKNMEVSEIIVNRK is encoded by the coding sequence ATGATAGTAATAACAGGTGCTAGCGACGGCTTAGGCTTAGAACTAGCTAAACTCTACAAAGAAGCCGGCAAGGTTGTGGTTAATATTTCTCGCCGTGAGTGTGAATATGCCGAATATAATATTGTCTTGAATCTTCGGGAGGGTGCGGAAATACAAGAAGCTGCTCGTCGATTGCTTGAGATAGCAGAACCGATTGAGGCACTAGTAAATTGTATCGGCACATTCAGCACTGAACCTTTTGGCGACATTACAGAGGATGAGATTAAACGCCTCATGTCTACTAACGTTAAGGCACCGATGTTACTCACGTCTGAACTAATTGAACGCATAAAAAGTGACGAAGCTGATGTGCTCAATGTAATCTCAACAGCAGGGACAAAAGGAAATTCTGAGCATCCGGTGTATGCAGCATCAAAATGGGCTGAGCGAGGCTATACTAAGGCTTTGCAAGCAGAGCTAAAAGGTACCAAGTGTCGAGTTGTCAGTTTTTGCCCAGGTGGAATGCAGACTGGATTCTTTGAGAAAACAGGTGAAAATCCGACTGACGATTCCTGGATGCAGCCCAAAGATGTCGCCGTCCTTATGAAAAACATTCTTGATTTGCCGAAAAATATGGAAGTAAGTGAAATAATTGTTAATAGAAAATAG
- a CDS encoding HAD family hydrolase — MKYKYILLDWDGNLAKTLDIWLAAYKAVLDDRNIVKTDQEIAAGFGLLSKQMVDWGVEDIDAAMLQADTIAKRNLPNVELYPDALFVLEKLHERGHKLALITTSTHENVVHLLEKYGIKQLFSTIIAGDDTTNHKPHPEPLELALKQLGGDKEYAVMIGDSDKDLGAAKNAGVDSILFYPDEHQKFYDLESLKSYSPTHIVNDFKEILEIAA; from the coding sequence ATGAAATATAAATACATTCTACTAGACTGGGATGGCAATCTTGCCAAGACGCTTGATATTTGGCTCGCTGCTTATAAAGCAGTTTTGGATGACAGGAATATTGTAAAAACAGACCAAGAAATAGCTGCGGGGTTTGGGCTGCTGTCTAAGCAGATGGTTGACTGGGGCGTAGAAGACATTGACGCTGCAATGCTGCAAGCTGACACGATTGCAAAGCGAAACTTGCCGAATGTTGAGCTTTATCCGGACGCATTATTTGTACTAGAGAAGCTTCATGAACGTGGACATAAGTTAGCACTGATTACCACATCAACACACGAGAACGTCGTTCATCTACTTGAAAAGTACGGCATTAAACAACTTTTTAGTACGATAATTGCGGGTGATGACACAACTAATCACAAGCCGCACCCTGAACCTCTAGAGCTAGCATTAAAACAGCTTGGCGGAGATAAAGAATATGCAGTTATGATTGGTGATTCAGATAAAGACTTAGGTGCGGCGAAGAATGCTGGTGTTGATTCAATATTGTTTTACCCAGATGAGCATCAGAAGTTTTACGACCTAGAGAGCTTGAAGTCGTACTCACCTACCCATATCGTCAATGATTTCAAAGAGATTTTAGAAATAGCGGCATGA
- a CDS encoding DDE-type integrase/transposase/recombinase produces MRTLTHYEVAWNMSRAGSTMEQITIVVSKDRATVYRWLAKIRQIGIREFHRRKAACKVRRPRAQTPEYVIQKIVDIRNEFGWCGAKIRKELKENHGISLALSTVYRYLHRRFTKAAISVQRYKKHKALVTAHAPREVVEHDTVDLGGGVYAYTAIDIFSKEPSVYIGNNLEMATGATAFTKHHQFYGRTLLHQSDGGSEFQTTFREAVEAVAEHRYSRPYKKNEQSHIENFNKSLRSECFPRGDYQQSDIPKLQKQADKYAEHYMNRRWHMGLPDLMTPAQFQRYYAESPETATLELAKVLRKSRLG; encoded by the coding sequence ATGCGTACACTAACACACTACGAAGTAGCTTGGAATATGTCCCGAGCTGGTTCAACCATGGAACAAATAACAATCGTGGTCAGTAAGGACAGGGCTACCGTCTACCGCTGGCTGGCAAAGATTCGCCAGATTGGTATCCGTGAGTTCCACCGTCGCAAAGCAGCCTGCAAGGTGCGTCGCCCTAGGGCTCAGACTCCCGAATATGTCATCCAGAAGATTGTCGACATTCGTAACGAGTTTGGTTGGTGTGGAGCCAAGATACGTAAAGAGCTCAAAGAAAACCATGGTATTAGCCTAGCCCTCTCGACCGTATACCGGTACCTCCACAGACGTTTTACCAAAGCTGCTATTAGTGTGCAGCGCTACAAGAAGCACAAAGCCCTAGTGACGGCTCACGCACCGCGTGAGGTGGTCGAGCATGACACCGTCGATCTCGGTGGTGGCGTCTACGCCTACACCGCCATTGACATATTTTCCAAGGAGCCCAGCGTCTACATCGGTAATAACCTAGAGATGGCCACTGGTGCCACTGCCTTTACCAAGCACCACCAGTTCTATGGTCGCACCCTACTGCACCAGTCTGACGGCGGTAGCGAATTTCAGACGACCTTTCGTGAGGCCGTCGAGGCTGTCGCAGAACACCGCTACAGCCGACCCTACAAGAAAAACGAACAATCGCACATTGAGAACTTTAACAAATCACTGAGAAGCGAGTGTTTTCCTCGGGGTGACTACCAACAATCTGACATACCAAAGCTCCAGAAACAGGCCGACAAGTACGCCGAACATTACATGAACCGGCGCTGGCACATGGGCTTACCAGACCTCATGACCCCAGCCCAGTTTCAGCGCTACTACGCAGAAAGCCCAGAGACTGCTACACTGGAATTAGCGAAAGTATTACGAAAGTCGCGTTTGGGGTGA
- a CDS encoding DUF4352 domain-containing protein: MNTKEKKSVFKRWWFWVIVVIVLIGAGSAMGGNKSDTATNTGTNSGSQSNKAEEKTEFKVGETATFDDKSITVTDVQRNYDTGNQFAQPESGKEFVIVTVNIVNNSDSNLDYNTFEFKMQDSNGVQQNEAITALSEGKLNSGSLAKGGKVTGKLAYEVPKDDTGLKLLYQNFSFFDNKAITFNLQ; encoded by the coding sequence ATGAATACAAAAGAGAAAAAGTCAGTGTTTAAGAGATGGTGGTTCTGGGTCATTGTCGTCATCGTACTTATCGGTGCTGGTAGTGCAATGGGCGGTAACAAGAGCGATACCGCAACTAACACAGGTACTAATAGCGGCAGCCAGAGCAATAAGGCAGAAGAAAAGACCGAGTTCAAGGTTGGTGAAACCGCTACCTTCGATGACAAGTCAATTACCGTTACCGACGTACAGCGTAACTACGACACAGGTAACCAGTTTGCTCAACCTGAATCAGGTAAAGAGTTCGTTATTGTAACCGTTAATATCGTTAACAACAGCGATTCTAATCTCGACTACAATACCTTTGAGTTCAAGATGCAGGATTCAAACGGTGTTCAGCAGAATGAAGCGATTACCGCTCTTTCAGAGGGTAAGCTCAACAGTGGTTCACTCGCCAAGGGCGGCAAAGTTACCGGCAAGCTCGCCTACGAAGTTCCGAAAGATGACACAGGTCTAAAGCTCCTGTACCAGAACTTTAGCTTCTTTGATAACAAAGCTATCACGTTCAACCTACAATAG
- a CDS encoding TrbC/VirB2 family protein: MKHSTYRLGIFTVLISGMTLLSVLALFPRAAHAQAALSPNQQAVCEAIGSGAGCDQDAGGGTKIDSVVSTVITIFTAVIGIVAVIMIIVAGFKYITSGGDSSKLTSAKNTLVYALIGLVIVALAQGIVKFVLNRATRTVPTCSSNQVVDDKTNTCVTKPKKS; the protein is encoded by the coding sequence GTGAAACATTCTACGTACAGACTTGGCATTTTTACTGTGCTTATTAGCGGGATGACCCTTCTGAGCGTTTTAGCGTTGTTCCCTCGCGCTGCTCACGCCCAGGCGGCTTTGAGCCCAAACCAGCAGGCTGTGTGTGAGGCTATCGGTAGTGGCGCTGGCTGTGATCAAGATGCGGGCGGAGGAACCAAGATAGATTCGGTCGTATCGACTGTTATTACTATATTCACGGCAGTTATAGGTATTGTGGCGGTTATTATGATTATTGTGGCCGGTTTTAAATACATTACATCAGGGGGCGACAGTAGCAAGCTTACGAGTGCCAAAAATACATTGGTATACGCTCTGATTGGGCTGGTGATAGTAGCTCTTGCTCAGGGTATTGTAAAATTTGTGCTCAATCGAGCAACTCGAACCGTTCCGACCTGCTCGAGTAATCAGGTAGTAGACGATAAAACAAATACATGCGTAACGAAGCCCAAGAAGTCGTAG
- a CDS encoding zf-TFIIB domain-containing protein — protein MRCPICASDLKDIQQGCHVCPQGHGVLLGASQLSRQDEALVRAIDAVDAEVPQARHRQYLIACPACGHDMTAVNYCGSGVMIDSCLWPGCQLRWLDGDELRNIKDRKALLPTEDKAMFTSLGKEAGLTVHFSSADSDRLVSQKHSGNPVMVEAQQSHTAATVLAVAVIAAATYALWHFSTN, from the coding sequence ATGCGTTGTCCTATTTGTGCGTCTGATTTGAAGGATATCCAACAAGGCTGTCATGTATGTCCCCAAGGTCACGGTGTGCTACTGGGGGCAAGTCAGCTTAGTCGGCAAGATGAAGCACTGGTTCGGGCTATCGATGCCGTAGATGCCGAAGTGCCCCAAGCGCGCCACCGTCAGTACCTCATTGCGTGTCCTGCCTGTGGCCACGATATGACGGCCGTTAACTACTGTGGTTCAGGGGTTATGATTGACTCGTGCTTGTGGCCTGGCTGCCAGCTGCGTTGGCTCGATGGCGATGAATTACGAAATATTAAGGATCGTAAGGCTCTGCTTCCCACGGAAGACAAGGCGATGTTTACAAGCTTGGGAAAAGAAGCAGGCTTGACCGTGCACTTCTCTTCTGCGGACTCAGATAGACTAGTGTCCCAAAAACATTCAGGTAATCCAGTAATGGTTGAAGCACAGCAGTCACATACCGCAGCAACGGTGCTTGCCGTCGCAGTTATAGCCGCAGCCACCTATGCCTTATGGCATTTTTCTACGAACTAA
- a CDS encoding Hsp20/alpha crystallin family protein — MARRNRDDDLLLEEDELTAAFLGDEAPQQAPAQVDDDPATMGSVDEEWNDEEAVLPGQLAVDVYETRELLVVKARTAGVNKGDLDVSIADNTLSIRGTLSAGNEDQVENYFVQECYWGEFSRSIALPVPVKEEDIEAVLKDGVLTVSFTKVKQDTVKKIQVV; from the coding sequence ATGGCACGACGCAATCGTGATGACGATTTGTTACTGGAAGAAGATGAATTAACTGCGGCGTTTTTGGGCGATGAAGCTCCCCAACAAGCCCCAGCACAAGTTGATGATGACCCTGCAACAATGGGTTCCGTCGACGAAGAATGGAACGACGAGGAAGCCGTGTTGCCCGGGCAACTCGCGGTAGACGTTTACGAAACGAGAGAACTGCTCGTTGTCAAAGCGCGAACTGCTGGCGTCAATAAAGGTGACCTAGATGTAAGCATTGCCGATAACACCCTCAGCATTCGCGGTACTTTAAGTGCAGGTAACGAAGACCAGGTTGAGAACTACTTCGTGCAAGAGTGCTACTGGGGTGAATTTAGCCGCAGCATAGCGCTACCCGTTCCTGTCAAAGAAGAAGATATTGAGGCTGTCCTTAAAGACGGCGTTCTAACGGTTAGCTTCACCAAGGTCAAGCAAGACACCGTCAAAAAAATCCAAGTCGTCTAG
- a CDS encoding ComF family protein, with amino-acid sequence MHVALHYDGLAKELLHHAKYERARSGLAEMAELLAPLLAHLPKDAVLVPVPTATRRVRQRGYDQAEVLARILAGSQNVLCESFLARTSQAHQVGSGKAERLRHLEGAFRIIHANRLQGKHIILVDDVLTSGATLETAGRLLKKAGAKQVDAIVFAQAGMG; translated from the coding sequence TTGCATGTTGCACTGCATTACGATGGGCTTGCAAAAGAGTTACTTCATCATGCTAAATATGAAAGGGCTCGTTCTGGGCTCGCCGAAATGGCGGAGCTACTAGCACCCCTGCTAGCTCACCTGCCAAAGGACGCTGTACTGGTGCCGGTTCCAACCGCAACTCGAAGGGTTAGACAGCGCGGGTATGATCAGGCAGAAGTACTAGCACGTATACTTGCTGGCTCGCAAAATGTTTTGTGTGAGTCATTTCTGGCAAGAACATCACAGGCTCATCAGGTAGGCTCGGGAAAGGCGGAGCGGCTGCGGCATCTGGAAGGTGCTTTTCGAATAATCCACGCCAATCGCTTGCAGGGCAAACACATTATTTTGGTTGACGATGTCCTTACCAGTGGCGCAACACTGGAAACAGCTGGCCGATTGCTAAAAAAAGCCGGCGCAAAGCAGGTCGATGCGATTGTTTTTGCACAGGCGGGGATGGGATAA
- a CDS encoding SagB/ThcOx family dehydrogenase, whose amino-acid sequence MNEDTNSPLFDIFWENSKFSEVNIGEFQKLIEEYSGAEHEMPALQYPKPDHKLPMPTDRQVKQMQRRKSDRLFAEKKINKKQLGSLLAAFSKNNSDGRTYPSAGATYGVDIFCLVNNYDGELNHKVCYYNADNHSLSEVKALPDWESYAPLLNIDTDNSMPAVVFVFVLFASRVTSKYGERGGRFALIEVGHAAQNLSLRLVEEKMVGVEMGGLLDNEIKALLGLEDTSAAIALGLACGFAK is encoded by the coding sequence ATGAACGAAGATACTAATAGCCCCCTCTTTGATATTTTTTGGGAGAACTCCAAGTTTTCTGAAGTAAATATTGGTGAGTTTCAAAAACTTATTGAAGAATATAGCGGTGCAGAGCATGAGATGCCCGCACTACAATATCCTAAGCCAGACCATAAATTACCTATGCCAACTGACAGACAAGTTAAGCAGATGCAAAGAAGAAAAAGTGATAGACTTTTCGCTGAAAAGAAAATTAACAAAAAACAACTCGGCAGTCTTTTAGCGGCATTCTCAAAGAATAATAGCGATGGGCGTACTTATCCTTCTGCTGGAGCTACATATGGTGTAGACATCTTTTGCTTGGTAAATAATTATGACGGAGAGCTGAATCATAAAGTCTGCTATTACAATGCAGATAATCATAGCCTGTCTGAGGTAAAAGCTTTACCAGACTGGGAATCCTACGCTCCGCTATTAAATATAGATACTGACAATTCAATGCCAGCCGTAGTATTCGTTTTCGTGCTGTTCGCTAGTAGAGTGACGTCTAAATACGGGGAAAGAGGTGGGCGATTCGCCCTAATAGAAGTTGGACATGCTGCTCAGAACCTATCCCTAAGGCTCGTGGAAGAAAAAATGGTTGGAGTGGAAATGGGCGGGCTGCTTGATAATGAAATCAAAGCATTGTTAGGTCTAGAGGATACTTCCGCAGCCATAGCTCTAGGCTTGGCGTGTGGCTTCGCCAAATAA
- a CDS encoding PrgI family protein, with protein MATYKVLQDIESEDTLVGPLTLRQFIYAAISAFFMYLSFFAVTKNVGFLLILFIPPALFTGFLAIPWHGDQPTEVWALAKLRFYLKPRKRIWDQSGAKELVTITVPKKVERNLTNGLSQTEVRSRLHALADTIDSRGWAVKNVNVTLDVGLHQNVAPSDRLVDGSMLPQEVSGVDVSATDDMLDPLANPIAQHFDSMIQTAAASQRQQLMQQMQTDPASQSTPTQQTTQPQNDYWFMHQPTPVNGQATFASAAVVSPGMPVANEPPIVTQAASPTADEEALVQQLKEAHQSRASTNDHLKHIKTPAEIAEEQRRIAQENAAIEAERQLAERQKAQVTSEKRAAIMNLASNDDLNIATLARQVTKETRHDDDEVVISLR; from the coding sequence ATGGCGACGTATAAGGTTTTACAGGATATTGAATCGGAAGACACGCTAGTCGGGCCACTGACGCTCAGGCAATTCATTTATGCGGCAATTTCAGCATTTTTTATGTACCTCTCGTTTTTTGCCGTTACAAAAAATGTCGGATTTCTGTTGATTCTGTTTATACCGCCCGCGCTTTTTACCGGTTTTTTAGCAATACCGTGGCACGGAGACCAGCCGACTGAGGTCTGGGCACTAGCAAAGTTGCGCTTCTATCTTAAGCCACGAAAGCGCATTTGGGATCAAAGTGGAGCAAAAGAACTGGTTACAATTACTGTGCCCAAAAAGGTTGAGCGCAACCTGACAAATGGTCTGAGCCAAACGGAAGTACGGAGTCGTCTGCACGCACTGGCTGACACAATTGATAGCCGAGGTTGGGCGGTAAAAAATGTCAATGTTACCCTCGACGTCGGACTGCATCAAAATGTGGCTCCTTCTGACCGCTTGGTTGACGGCTCAATGCTGCCACAAGAAGTTAGTGGTGTCGATGTCAGTGCAACCGACGACATGCTTGACCCACTGGCAAACCCAATAGCTCAACATTTTGACAGTATGATACAAACCGCGGCTGCTTCCCAGCGCCAGCAGCTCATGCAGCAGATGCAGACAGACCCCGCGTCACAGTCCACGCCAACTCAACAAACAACGCAGCCGCAAAACGACTACTGGTTCATGCATCAACCGACACCCGTCAATGGTCAAGCGACGTTTGCGAGCGCAGCAGTTGTGTCGCCCGGTATGCCCGTGGCAAATGAACCCCCCATTGTTACTCAAGCAGCTTCACCTACCGCCGACGAGGAAGCGTTGGTACAGCAGCTGAAGGAAGCCCATCAATCGCGGGCTAGCACCAATGACCATTTGAAACACATAAAAACTCCGGCGGAAATTGCCGAGGAGCAGCGTCGCATTGCTCAAGAAAATGCCGCCATAGAAGCAGAGCGTCAGCTGGCAGAACGCCAAAAAGCACAAGTGACTTCAGAGAAGCGGGCTGCTATAATGAACCTAGCAAGTAATGATGATTTAAATATTGCAACGCTCGCTCGTCAGGTAACAAAAGAAACAAGGCATGATGACGACGAAGTTGTGATATCTCTTCGCTAA